Proteins encoded in a region of the Pseudomonas shahriarae genome:
- a CDS encoding LysR family transcriptional regulator: protein MDLANLNAFIAIAETGSFSGAGERLHLTQPAISKRIAGLEQQLKVRLFDRLGREVGLTEAGRALLPRAYQILNVLDDTRRALTNLTGEVSGRLTLATSHHIGLHRLPPVLRTFTREYPNVALDIQFLDSEVAYEEILHGRAEVAVITLAPEPHSLVRATPVWDDPLDFVVAPEHSLASNGTISLTDIARHPAVFPGGNTFTHHIVHRLFEAQGLTPNIAMSTNYLETIKMMVSIGLAWSVLPRTMLDDQVASIALPGIQLSRQLGYIVHTERTLSNAARAFMSLLDAQVDPAATPA, encoded by the coding sequence ATGGACCTGGCCAACCTCAATGCCTTTATTGCCATCGCCGAAACCGGCAGCTTCTCCGGGGCCGGAGAGCGCCTGCACCTGACGCAACCAGCGATCAGCAAGCGCATTGCCGGCCTTGAGCAGCAATTGAAGGTGCGCTTGTTCGATCGGCTGGGCCGTGAGGTCGGCCTGACAGAGGCCGGACGCGCCCTGCTGCCCCGTGCCTATCAGATCCTCAATGTGCTGGACGACACTCGCCGCGCCCTGACCAACCTGACCGGCGAAGTCAGCGGGCGCCTGACTCTGGCGACCAGCCATCACATCGGCCTGCACCGCCTGCCCCCGGTATTGCGCACTTTTACCCGGGAATACCCGAATGTGGCCCTGGATATTCAGTTCCTGGACTCGGAAGTGGCCTACGAGGAAATCCTCCACGGCCGCGCCGAAGTGGCGGTCATTACCCTGGCCCCGGAGCCCCACAGCCTGGTGCGGGCCACCCCGGTGTGGGACGACCCCCTGGATTTCGTGGTGGCGCCCGAACACAGCCTGGCCAGTAACGGCACCATCAGCCTGACCGACATTGCCCGGCACCCGGCGGTATTCCCCGGCGGCAACACCTTTACCCACCATATCGTGCACCGCCTGTTCGAGGCCCAGGGCCTGACGCCGAACATCGCCATGAGCACTAACTACCTGGAAACCATCAAGATGATGGTCTCCATCGGCCTGGCCTGGAGTGTCTTGCCACGCACCATGCTTGATGATCAAGTGGCCAGTATCGCTTTACCGGGCATACAGCTCAGTCGCCAGCTAGGCTATATCGTGCACACCGAAAGGACGCTGTCGAACGCTGCGCGGGCTTTCATGAGCCTATTGGATGCACAGGTTGATCCGGCCGCGACGCCGGCATGA